From a single Fusobacterium ulcerans ATCC 49185 genomic region:
- the ylqF gene encoding ribosome biogenesis GTPase YlqF, with the protein MSMTKINWYPGHMKKTKDLIKENMQLIDIVLEVVDARIPLSSKNPDISVFAKNKKRVIVLNKSDLVEKSEILYWKKYFKENNLADEVLEISAETGFNIKALYSIIDKVSAEKKEKMKAKGLRKVNTRLMVVGIPNVGKSRLINRIVGKSSAGVGNKPGFTRGKQWVRIKEGLELLDTPGILWPKFESDEVGQNLAITGAIKDEILPIEDISCILISKMIKYGLWDILKERYKLLDEDKSEIIGEILEKIALRNKMFNKGESLNIQQAAYTVLRDYRNCRLSKFGLDK; encoded by the coding sequence ATGTCAATGACGAAAATAAACTGGTATCCAGGTCATATGAAAAAAACAAAAGACCTGATAAAAGAAAATATGCAGCTGATAGATATTGTTTTGGAAGTGGTAGATGCAAGAATACCTCTATCTAGTAAAAATCCAGATATCTCAGTTTTTGCTAAGAATAAAAAAAGAGTTATAGTATTAAATAAATCTGATCTTGTAGAAAAATCAGAGATATTATATTGGAAAAAATATTTTAAAGAGAATAATCTAGCTGATGAAGTCCTTGAAATAAGTGCTGAAACTGGTTTTAACATAAAAGCGCTTTATTCTATCATAGATAAAGTATCAGCTGAAAAAAAAGAGAAAATGAAAGCTAAAGGTTTGAGAAAAGTAAATACAAGATTAATGGTAGTAGGTATACCAAATGTTGGAAAATCTAGGCTTATTAATAGAATTGTAGGAAAAAGCAGTGCTGGAGTTGGTAATAAACCAGGATTCACAAGAGGAAAACAATGGGTAAGAATAAAAGAGGGATTGGAGCTGTTAGACACTCCAGGAATTTTATGGCCTAAATTTGAAAGTGATGAAGTTGGTCAAAATCTGGCAATAACTGGTGCAATTAAAGATGAAATACTTCCAATAGAGGATATTTCTTGTATTTTGATTTCAAAAATGATTAAATATGGATTATGGGATATTCTTAAAGAAAGATATAAACTTTTAGATGAGGACAAAAGTGAAATCATAGGAGAAATTCTTGAAAAGATAGCACTTAGAAATAAAATGTTCAATAAAGGGGAAAGTCTTAATATACAACAGGCAGCATATACAGTTCTTAGAGACTATAGAAACTGCAGATTGAGCAAATTTGGTTTGGACAAGTAA
- a CDS encoding TRAP transporter large permease — translation MAAAILFISLAVFIFLNIPISISLGLSSALTLMATGSPLGVIPSMMQATVQKFSLLTIPLFVLAGVLMDKGGISKRLINLADSMMGPIHGGLGYVAVISALFFAAISGSGTATVAAMGSILIPAMVKQGYDKGFSSALSAISGSLGTVIPPSITFIIYGMITGESISDLFLSGIVPGIIFAAMLCLTVFIYSKKNGWKGDKPKATRQEIMKIFWGTLPGFLSPVIVLGGIYSGFFTPTEAAAVAVIYSFIVGKFVYKELTFGALRETLFSTAKTTGIILLIIMNAGIFSWILTQQGIATQLTELAIGFTTNKYVMLLIINVVFLMAGCVMDNTSALYIIVPIILPIARALDINLVHLGVILVLNLSIGQVTPPVGPNLYVAADIGKVKFEVICRKMVPLLIMSLVALLIITFVPWLTTCLI, via the coding sequence ATGGCAGCAGCAATATTATTTATATCATTAGCGGTTTTTATATTTTTAAATATTCCTATCTCTATCTCTTTGGGGCTATCAAGTGCTTTGACTTTGATGGCTACAGGATCGCCATTAGGAGTAATTCCTTCAATGATGCAGGCAACTGTACAGAAATTCTCACTGCTTACAATTCCACTGTTTGTACTGGCAGGAGTATTGATGGACAAAGGAGGAATTTCAAAAAGGCTTATTAATCTTGCAGATAGTATGATGGGTCCTATTCATGGAGGTCTTGGGTATGTAGCAGTTATAAGTGCTTTGTTCTTTGCTGCAATATCAGGATCAGGAACAGCTACAGTAGCTGCAATGGGATCAATCTTAATACCAGCAATGGTAAAGCAGGGATATGACAAAGGATTTTCAAGTGCATTATCAGCAATATCGGGGTCATTGGGAACTGTAATTCCACCAAGTATTACATTTATAATCTATGGAATGATTACAGGGGAATCTATAAGTGATCTGTTTCTTTCAGGAATAGTTCCAGGAATAATATTTGCAGCGATGCTTTGTCTGACTGTGTTTATTTATTCTAAAAAGAATGGCTGGAAAGGGGATAAGCCAAAAGCAACTAGACAGGAAATTATGAAGATTTTCTGGGGAACACTGCCAGGATTTTTAAGTCCAGTTATTGTGCTAGGTGGTATCTACTCAGGTTTCTTTACACCAACAGAAGCAGCAGCAGTAGCTGTAATATATAGTTTTATTGTAGGAAAATTCGTATATAAAGAACTAACTTTTGGAGCTTTAAGAGAAACATTATTCAGTACAGCAAAAACTACTGGAATTATTCTGTTGATTATAATGAATGCAGGAATTTTCTCTTGGATATTGACACAACAGGGAATTGCAACTCAATTAACAGAATTGGCAATAGGATTTACAACAAATAAATATGTAATGCTTCTAATAATAAACGTTGTATTCTTAATGGCAGGATGTGTTATGGATAACACAAGTGCACTTTACATAATTGTACCAATAATTCTTCCAATAGCAAGAGCATTAGATATTAATCTAGTTCATTTAGGAGTAATTTTAGTATTGAACTTATCAATTGGACAGGTTACACCTCCAGTAGGACCAAATCTTTATGTCGCGGCTGATATAGGTAAGGTCAAATTTGAAGTAATTTGTCGTAAGATGGTTCCATTGTTAATAATGTCTTTAGTAGCACTTTTAATTATTACATTTGTTCCTTGGCTGACAACATGTTTAATATAA
- a CDS encoding S41 family peptidase yields MKKLFKNKVIVLLFSMIIFSNCFSANEDKSGFLSNIRELKELSDIMDILNENYVGEKKIDKKILLQGAVKGMLESLDDPHSNYFTKAELESFKEDLKGTYVGVGMVVQKRVNEPLTVVSPIEDGPAFKVGVKPKDKIVAIDGEATYKLTSEESVKKLKGEPNTKVKVTVYRESTKETKDIEIERAVVELKYVKHRMLDDKIGYLRLTQFGENVYPDVKKAMEDLQKNNMKALVFDLRSNPGGALDQAIKISSMFLKEGRVVSVKSKEGAEQISNREGKYYGDFPLVILINGGSASASEIVSGAIKDNKRGILVGEKSFGKGSVQTLIPLPDGDGMKLTIAKYYTPSGISIHGKGIEPDVVVEEKEGYMLFDSMVTNIDETETKENKKEIIKEIKGEEAAEKYAQHKDVQLDTAVGILKGLLLNKENSK; encoded by the coding sequence ATGAAAAAATTGTTTAAGAACAAAGTAATAGTGCTGTTATTTTCAATGATTATTTTTTCTAATTGTTTTTCAGCAAATGAAGATAAGAGTGGATTTCTTTCAAATATAAGAGAGTTAAAAGAACTTTCTGATATTATGGATATACTTAATGAAAATTATGTAGGAGAAAAGAAGATAGATAAAAAAATCCTCCTTCAAGGTGCAGTAAAAGGAATGCTGGAATCTTTAGATGATCCTCATTCAAATTATTTTACTAAAGCTGAATTAGAAAGTTTTAAAGAAGATTTGAAAGGAACTTATGTAGGTGTTGGAATGGTAGTGCAAAAAAGAGTCAATGAACCTCTTACAGTAGTATCTCCTATAGAAGATGGGCCAGCTTTTAAAGTGGGAGTAAAACCTAAAGATAAGATAGTAGCTATTGATGGAGAAGCTACATATAAACTTACAAGTGAAGAAAGTGTAAAAAAACTTAAAGGTGAACCTAATACTAAAGTAAAAGTGACAGTGTATAGAGAATCTACAAAAGAAACTAAAGATATAGAAATAGAAAGAGCTGTTGTTGAGCTTAAATATGTAAAACATAGAATGCTTGATGATAAAATTGGATATTTAAGACTTACTCAATTTGGAGAAAATGTATATCCAGATGTGAAAAAAGCTATGGAAGATTTACAAAAGAATAATATGAAAGCTCTTGTGTTTGACTTAAGAAGTAATCCTGGAGGAGCATTGGATCAAGCTATAAAAATATCTTCTATGTTCTTAAAAGAAGGAAGAGTAGTAAGTGTAAAATCTAAAGAGGGAGCAGAGCAAATATCTAACAGAGAGGGAAAATATTATGGAGATTTTCCATTGGTTATCCTTATCAATGGAGGAAGTGCTTCTGCATCTGAAATTGTATCTGGAGCAATAAAAGATAATAAAAGAGGTATCCTTGTAGGAGAAAAATCTTTTGGAAAGGGAAGCGTTCAAACTCTTATTCCATTACCAGATGGAGATGGAATGAAACTTACTATTGCTAAATATTATACTCCAAGTGGAATATCTATTCATGGAAAAGGAATAGAGCCAGATGTGGTAGTAGAAGAAAAAGAGGGTTATATGCTTTTTGATAGTATGGTAACTAATATAGACGAAACTGAAACAAAAGAAAATAAAAAAGAAATAATAAAAGAAATTAAAGGTGAAGAAGCAGCAGAAAAATATGCTCAACATAAAGATGTGCAATTGGATACAGCTGTAGGAATACTTAAAGGACTTCTTCTAAATAAAGAAAACAGTAAGTAG
- a CDS encoding cupin domain-containing protein, with amino-acid sequence MIYRKAKEIKPVPIEHCMGGEGIVMMEKLLNAPDEMLGKGRAYVRHTLNSGVSIGMHTHEKEMETMVVVSGKATHIINGEIQHLEAGDIIGAMPGDTHSIACEGEEPLVVIAQVLYE; translated from the coding sequence ATGATTTATAGAAAAGCAAAAGAAATAAAACCTGTACCAATAGAACATTGTATGGGTGGAGAGGGAATTGTAATGATGGAGAAGCTTTTAAATGCTCCAGATGAAATGCTGGGAAAAGGAAGAGCATATGTACGTCATACACTTAATTCAGGGGTAAGTATAGGAATGCATACTCATGAAAAAGAAATGGAAACAATGGTGGTAGTATCAGGGAAAGCTACACATATCATCAATGGAGAAATACAGCATTTAGAAGCTGGAGATATTATTGGAGCAATGCCAGGAGATACTCACAGCATAGCCTGTGAAGGAGAAGAGCCATTAGTAGTAATAGCACAAGTACTATATGAATAA
- a CDS encoding 3-keto-5-aminohexanoate cleavage protein produces MKDKVLISVAPVSAADKHIDPKKIAKDVIECAKAGAAMVHLHVREKDGSLTPDLTVLKEIVELIRAESDIIIQASTGGISSLTIEERCAPLYYDKVEACSLNVGSTNLGNAVYCNPIPEVKYCIEEIIKTGKTPEIEVFEIGHTHQTTELCKEYNMKMPLLFSVVLGHPGEAPGTPEALMAMVNFIPKDAIWGITHAHRKDFGIIAGALGLGAKTVRIGFEDSDYLDPETRVDTNVPLVEKVVKLLYAMDKEAMTPDEARKMLNM; encoded by the coding sequence ATGAAAGATAAAGTATTAATTTCTGTAGCACCAGTTTCTGCTGCAGATAAACATATAGATCCAAAAAAGATAGCAAAAGATGTAATTGAATGTGCAAAGGCTGGAGCAGCAATGGTTCACCTTCATGTACGTGAGAAAGATGGAAGTTTAACCCCTGATCTAACTGTATTGAAAGAGATAGTAGAATTAATAAGAGCTGAATCAGATATTATTATTCAAGCGTCAACAGGGGGAATATCTAGTCTGACTATTGAGGAACGTTGTGCACCTTTATACTATGATAAAGTTGAAGCTTGCTCTCTCAATGTAGGATCTACAAATCTTGGAAATGCAGTTTACTGCAACCCTATTCCAGAAGTTAAATACTGTATAGAAGAAATTATAAAAACGGGAAAAACACCAGAGATAGAAGTATTTGAAATAGGACATACACATCAAACAACAGAACTTTGCAAAGAATATAATATGAAGATGCCACTTTTATTCAGTGTTGTACTTGGTCATCCTGGAGAAGCTCCAGGAACACCAGAGGCTTTGATGGCAATGGTAAATTTTATTCCTAAAGATGCAATATGGGGAATTACACATGCTCATAGAAAAGATTTTGGAATTATAGCAGGGGCTCTTGGACTGGGAGCTAAGACAGTACGTATTGGTTTTGAAGACAGCGACTATTTAGATCCAGAAACTAGAGTAGATACTAATGTTCCATTGGTAGAAAAAGTAGTGAAACTTCTTTATGCAATGGACAAGGAAGCAATGACGCCAGATGAAGCAAGAAAAATGCTGAATATGTAG
- a CDS encoding DctP family TRAP transporter solute-binding subunit produces the protein MFKEKLTKIFSIAAAGIMLFSLMGCGDSSQDGKIIIRMTHTQQPESISDLTAKEFQKYVDEKSDGRIRIEIYQNCGLSGGDLTKAIELVQAGNIDIHACAPANIANYNPKFYAFWLPFLFDSTEDLVRFVNSERAKNEINKWCNDLEMTMLGINNAGSRQISSNKEIHSPKDLKGMNIRVPGANVFIDLYRDYFKANPTAMDFSEVYTSLQQKTIDGQENPIAVFNSSKFAEVQSNVLLWDGVRDTNIWVISNKTLEKLSPEDAQIIQESAAEALQWGNDYLAANESSIIENLEKNGTKFARLTDEERQEFKDACAGIFVKYVDVVGPDVINLFQGK, from the coding sequence ATGTTTAAAGAAAAATTAACAAAGATTTTCTCAATAGCAGCAGCAGGAATAATGCTTTTTTCCTTAATGGGATGTGGGGACAGTTCTCAGGATGGGAAAATAATCATTCGTATGACTCATACACAACAGCCAGAATCTATTAGTGATTTAACAGCCAAAGAGTTCCAAAAATATGTAGATGAAAAATCAGATGGAAGGATTCGTATTGAAATTTATCAAAACTGCGGACTTTCTGGGGGAGATTTAACAAAAGCCATTGAATTAGTGCAGGCAGGGAATATAGATATTCATGCATGTGCTCCAGCAAATATTGCAAACTATAATCCAAAATTTTATGCTTTCTGGCTTCCATTTCTATTTGATTCAACAGAAGATCTGGTTAGATTTGTAAACAGTGAAAGAGCTAAAAATGAAATAAATAAATGGTGCAATGATTTGGAAATGACAATGCTAGGAATAAATAATGCAGGTTCTAGACAGATTTCAAGTAATAAAGAGATACATTCACCTAAAGATTTAAAAGGAATGAATATTCGTGTACCAGGGGCAAATGTATTTATAGACTTGTACAGAGATTACTTTAAAGCAAATCCAACAGCTATGGACTTCTCAGAAGTATATACTTCTCTTCAGCAAAAAACTATTGATGGACAGGAAAACCCAATTGCAGTTTTCAATTCATCAAAATTTGCTGAGGTTCAGTCAAATGTATTGCTGTGGGATGGAGTTCGTGACACAAATATTTGGGTAATAAGCAATAAGACATTGGAAAAATTATCACCTGAAGATGCACAAATTATTCAAGAAAGTGCAGCAGAAGCTCTTCAATGGGGAAATGATTATCTTGCAGCAAACGAATCTTCAATCATAGAAAATCTGGAAAAGAATGGTACAAAATTTGCAAGATTGACTGATGAAGAAAGACAGGAATTTAAAGATGCTTGTGCAGGAATTTTTGTTAAGTATGTAGATGTAGTAGGACCAGATGTTATTAATCTGTTTCAGGGCAAATAA
- a CDS encoding NAD+ synthase: protein MEKLNIDLNVLEETLVNFLKEEVGKVGFNKVVLGLSGGIDSALVAFLAAKALGAENVLGIMMPYKTSSKESVEHAELVIKASGIRSKKIEITPMVDAYFALDPDMNSLRKGNKMARERMSILFDHSAKERALVLGTSNKTEIMLGYSTQFGDSASAVNPIGDLYKTHVWNLSKHMGVPRELIEKKPSADLWEGQTDEQELGFSYKMADEILYRLIDERMTSEEIIQEGFLKDTVEKITKKIKLSQYKRKLPTIAKISKRTMGMEFRYPRDWGV, encoded by the coding sequence ATGGAAAAACTAAATATAGATTTGAATGTTTTAGAGGAAACACTAGTCAATTTTTTAAAAGAAGAGGTAGGAAAAGTAGGATTTAATAAAGTAGTGTTAGGATTGTCTGGAGGAATAGACTCAGCTCTTGTAGCATTTCTTGCAGCAAAAGCACTTGGGGCTGAAAATGTTTTGGGAATAATGATGCCATATAAAACTTCAAGTAAAGAAAGTGTAGAACATGCTGAACTTGTAATAAAAGCTTCTGGAATAAGAAGCAAAAAAATAGAGATAACTCCTATGGTAGATGCTTATTTTGCTTTAGATCCAGATATGAATAGCCTTAGAAAAGGAAATAAAATGGCAAGGGAAAGAATGTCTATACTTTTTGATCATTCAGCTAAAGAAAGAGCTTTAGTACTGGGAACATCAAATAAGACAGAAATAATGCTAGGATACAGTACACAGTTTGGAGATTCAGCTTCAGCAGTGAATCCTATTGGAGATCTATATAAAACTCATGTATGGAACTTATCAAAACATATGGGAGTACCTAGAGAACTTATTGAGAAAAAACCAAGTGCTGATCTTTGGGAAGGACAAACTGATGAGCAGGAGCTTGGATTTTCATACAAGATGGCAGATGAAATATTGTACAGACTTATAGATGAAAGAATGACTTCTGAAGAGATAATTCAAGAGGGATTTCTAAAAGATACTGTAGAAAAAATAACTAAAAAAATAAAACTTTCACAATATAAAAGAAAACTACCAACAATAGCTAAGATATCAAAAAGAACTATGGGAATGGAATTTAGATATCCTAGAGATTGGGGAGTATAG
- a CDS encoding NfeD family protein yields MAVYWLAGAVFFAVVELIVPGLISIWFALAAAITIFFSMAVDSGLYQGYFFVVLSAVLLASTRKFSKKMLEKKDGSVDRIIGSIVEVKGIAPNGNYEIYFDGKHWVGKSEEELEIGDKVKILRIEGIKLVLEKVKYKSNIE; encoded by the coding sequence ATGGCAGTATACTGGCTAGCAGGAGCAGTATTTTTCGCAGTGGTGGAACTTATAGTTCCTGGACTTATTTCTATTTGGTTTGCTTTAGCAGCAGCTATTACCATATTCTTTTCTATGGCAGTGGACAGTGGATTGTATCAAGGATATTTCTTTGTGGTACTTTCAGCTGTACTTCTTGCATCAACTAGAAAATTTTCTAAAAAGATGCTTGAAAAAAAAGATGGCAGTGTAGACCGTATAATTGGAAGTATTGTTGAAGTAAAAGGAATAGCTCCAAATGGAAACTATGAAATCTATTTTGATGGAAAACATTGGGTTGGGAAATCTGAAGAAGAATTAGAAATTGGAGATAAGGTAAAAATATTGAGGATAGAGGGAATAAAACTTGTCCTTGAAAAAGTTAAATACAAAAGTAATATTGAATAA
- a CDS encoding aspartate/glutamate racemase family protein: MKVALVYTSTTPELIELVEKEVGKVLPGGTEILSYQDPSILADVRAAGYVTPAPAARLIGMYMEAISAGADAVLNICSSVGEVADSVQDVAKYTGIPIVRIDEEMCRDAVRNGNKIVVMATLPTTLEPTKNTIKRVAREMNKHVELIDCLVDGAFGLDQEQFKTLMTEYAGKVADKADVILFAQGSMAYCEDIIREKYGKMVASSPRYGAPALRDALIAKGMIK; encoded by the coding sequence ATGAAAGTAGCTTTAGTTTATACAAGTACTACACCAGAATTAATAGAATTAGTAGAGAAAGAAGTAGGAAAAGTACTTCCAGGGGGCACAGAAATTTTATCATATCAGGATCCCAGTATATTGGCAGACGTAAGAGCAGCAGGATATGTAACTCCAGCTCCAGCAGCTCGTTTGATAGGAATGTATATGGAAGCAATAAGTGCAGGAGCAGATGCAGTTTTAAATATTTGCTCTTCAGTAGGAGAAGTAGCTGATTCAGTACAGGATGTTGCTAAGTATACAGGAATTCCAATTGTAAGAATAGATGAAGAAATGTGCAGAGATGCAGTTAGAAATGGAAATAAGATTGTGGTTATGGCAACACTTCCTACAACACTTGAACCAACAAAAAATACTATAAAACGTGTAGCAAGAGAAATGAATAAACATGTTGAATTAATAGATTGCCTTGTAGATGGAGCATTTGGATTAGACCAAGAACAATTTAAGACATTAATGACAGAATATGCAGGAAAAGTAGCTGATAAAGCAGATGTTATACTGTTTGCTCAAGGATCTATGGCATATTGTGAAGATATAATCAGGGAGAAATATGGTAAAATGGTTGCATCAAGTCCTAGATATGGAGCACCAGCTTTAAGAGATGCATTAATAGCAAAAGGAATGATAAAATAA
- the rsmI gene encoding 16S rRNA (cytidine(1402)-2'-O)-methyltransferase: MLYIVATPIGNLEDMTFRAIRTLKEVNYIFAEDTRVTRKLLNHYEIENTVYRYDEHTKMHQIANIINLLKEGKEIALVTDAGTPCISDPGYELVDAVHNEGIRVVPIPGASALTAAASVAGITMRRFCFEGFLPKKKGRQTLLKALAEEERTIMIYESPFRIEKTLRDIEQFMGVKEVVIIREITKIYEEILRGTTTELIERLAKNPIKGEIVLLIKGQED, encoded by the coding sequence ATGCTTTATATAGTAGCAACTCCAATAGGCAATCTTGAGGATATGACTTTCAGGGCAATTCGTACTTTAAAAGAGGTAAATTATATCTTTGCTGAAGACACAAGAGTTACAAGAAAGCTTTTAAATCATTATGAAATAGAAAATACAGTATATAGATATGATGAACATACAAAGATGCATCAAATTGCAAATATAATAAATCTTTTAAAAGAGGGAAAAGAGATTGCATTGGTAACAGATGCAGGGACACCATGTATATCAGATCCTGGATATGAGCTGGTAGATGCAGTTCACAATGAAGGAATAAGAGTAGTACCTATCCCAGGAGCAAGTGCTTTAACAGCAGCAGCTTCAGTAGCAGGAATAACTATGAGAAGATTCTGTTTTGAAGGTTTTCTTCCAAAGAAAAAGGGAAGACAAACACTTTTAAAAGCTCTGGCAGAGGAAGAAAGAACAATAATGATATATGAGTCTCCTTTTAGAATAGAAAAAACTTTAAGAGATATAGAACAGTTTATGGGAGTAAAAGAAGTAGTAATTATAAGAGAGATTACAAAAATTTATGAAGAAATATTGAGAGGGACAACTACAGAGCTTATAGAAAGACTTGCCAAAAATCCAATAAAAGGTGAGATAGTTCTTCTTATCAAGGGGCAAGAGGATTAA
- a CDS encoding TlyA family RNA methyltransferase: MKERLDILLVKNGFFESKEKAQRAIMAGLVIVDDKKIDKSGTLIKLDKDPIIRIKGEMSKYVSRGGLKLEKALQVFGMNFTGKTILDVGASTGGFTDCSLQHGAEFVYAMDVGTNQLDWKLRNDKRVKSIENTHIKDLTEKDLDNKRVDYIVMDVSFISITKVLEHLIKFCQPETKLMALIKPQFETDREYIEKGGIVKDITQHVEAVKRVIEEGERNGLYIEGLDFSPITGTKGNVEYISIFGLNVENKKNIDIDRTVENGRNLGGAV; encoded by the coding sequence ATGAAAGAGAGATTAGACATTCTCTTAGTAAAAAATGGTTTTTTTGAAAGCAAAGAAAAAGCTCAAAGGGCCATAATGGCTGGGCTAGTGATAGTAGATGATAAAAAAATAGACAAGAGCGGAACTCTCATAAAGCTGGATAAAGATCCTATTATAAGAATAAAAGGAGAAATGTCTAAGTATGTGAGCAGAGGTGGACTGAAACTTGAAAAAGCTTTACAGGTATTTGGAATGAATTTTACTGGTAAAACAATTTTGGATGTAGGAGCTTCAACAGGAGGATTCACAGATTGTTCACTTCAACATGGAGCTGAGTTTGTATATGCAATGGATGTTGGAACTAATCAGCTTGACTGGAAACTCAGAAATGATAAAAGGGTAAAGTCAATAGAGAATACTCATATAAAAGATTTAACAGAAAAGGATTTAGATAATAAGAGAGTAGATTATATAGTAATGGATGTTTCATTTATATCTATAACAAAGGTATTGGAGCATTTGATAAAATTCTGTCAGCCTGAGACTAAACTCATGGCTTTAATCAAGCCTCAATTTGAGACAGACAGAGAATATATAGAAAAAGGTGGAATTGTAAAAGATATCACACAGCATGTAGAGGCTGTAAAAAGAGTTATTGAAGAGGGAGAGAGAAATGGATTGTATATTGAAGGGTTAGACTTTTCTCCAATAACAGGAACAAAAGGGAATGTAGAGTATATATCAATATTTGGACTTAACGTTGAAAACAAAAAAAATATAGATATAGATAGAACCGTAGAAAATGGTAGGAATTTAGGAGGAGCTGTATGA
- a CDS encoding TRAP transporter small permease — translation MSKSQGFLKEFWDNFEEYLCSIALVVMAVVTFMNVFSRKITWFNMSFSQELVTTMFVWVCCLAAASAFKTDSHMGFAYITDKFRGNTRVVHAWFRLIICCANYGIWVIWGTVMVYRQYKYGLLTGVLEMPSWLIGLAIPLSAVFSIIRMIQYEAAISKDPEEQAKRKGE, via the coding sequence ATGAGTAAATCACAAGGTTTCTTAAAAGAATTTTGGGATAATTTCGAAGAATATTTATGTTCCATAGCCCTGGTAGTAATGGCAGTGGTAACATTTATGAATGTATTTTCACGTAAAATTACTTGGTTCAATATGTCGTTCAGCCAAGAGCTAGTAACAACAATGTTTGTATGGGTATGTTGTCTGGCAGCAGCAAGTGCCTTTAAGACAGACTCTCATATGGGATTTGCCTATATAACAGATAAATTCAGAGGAAATACAAGAGTAGTCCATGCCTGGTTTCGTTTGATTATCTGCTGTGCAAACTATGGAATCTGGGTTATCTGGGGAACAGTTATGGTGTATAGACAATATAAATATGGATTGCTTACAGGAGTTTTAGAAATGCCAAGCTGGCTGATAGGACTGGCAATTCCATTATCAGCAGTATTTTCTATCATCAGAATGATTCAGTATGAGGCAGCTATAAGTAAAGATCCTGAAGAACAGGCTAAGAGAAAGGGGGAATAA
- a CDS encoding FadR/GntR family transcriptional regulator yields the protein MKENKFMSVSLANKSVVERITDQITNAIINGELKPGDKIPTEVELCESFGVGRNSVREAIKVLEAYGVLEIRRADGTYIRQGYDDKMLYPILYGIILQKDSKEQIVELRKVIDVGIFQEAMKRMTKEDFKQLEDELAKMEEKINKEIPSSQEMFEADVKFHAIIVGILDNRLLESIGYYVDKITKSSRIVANEYILDHGHQEDFIALHREIIEMFREKQSAKIHEIVEKHYKYWEK from the coding sequence ATGAAAGAGAATAAATTTATGTCAGTTTCATTAGCTAATAAGTCAGTGGTGGAACGGATAACTGATCAAATTACAAATGCAATTATTAATGGAGAATTGAAACCTGGAGATAAAATCCCTACTGAAGTGGAGCTGTGTGAATCATTTGGTGTAGGAAGAAATTCTGTACGTGAAGCAATAAAAGTTTTAGAAGCTTATGGAGTTTTGGAAATAAGACGTGCAGATGGAACATATATACGTCAAGGTTATGATGATAAGATGCTGTATCCAATCTTGTATGGAATTATTTTACAAAAAGATTCTAAAGAACAGATAGTAGAATTGCGAAAAGTAATTGATGTGGGAATTTTTCAGGAAGCTATGAAAAGAATGACTAAAGAAGATTTCAAACAGCTGGAAGATGAACTGGCAAAGATGGAGGAAAAAATTAATAAAGAAATTCCATCATCACAGGAAATGTTTGAAGCTGATGTAAAATTTCATGCTATTATTGTAGGAATCTTAGATAATCGTCTTTTGGAAAGTATAGGATATTATGTAGATAAAATCACAAAATCCAGTCGTATAGTTGCAAATGAATATATTTTAGATCATGGGCATCAAGAAGATTTTATAGCACTTCATAGAGAAATAATTGAGATGTTCAGAGAAAAACAATCAGCAAAAATCCATGAAATAGTTGAAAAACACTATAAATATTGGGAAAAATAA